One Aegilops tauschii subsp. strangulata cultivar AL8/78 chromosome 7, Aet v6.0, whole genome shotgun sequence genomic window carries:
- the LOC109734985 gene encoding beta-1,6-galactosyltransferase GALT31A isoform X2 — MAAARPHHRAPPGRVPTRCVAALCAACFLLGVCVVNRYWAVPEPPDCPSKANSGRSRAVLSQAQTREVIIALDRTISDIEMRLAAARAAQMRNQGVSPSDSAADQGNMRPRLLFVMGIMTTFDNRRRRDSIRKTWMPQGERLRMLEKDKGIVTRFVIGRSANPGPDSEVERAMDAEEKEYNDILRLNHVEGQDGLPLKIQMFLSSALSTWDADFYVKVDDDVHVNIGITRSILARHRSKPRVYIGCMKSGPVIANNESKYYEPDHWKFGTAGNNYFRHATRQLYAITRDLATYISANKHILHKYTNEDVSFGSWLIGLDVEHVDERSLCCGIPPDCEWKAQAGNPCGASFDWNCSGVCNPAERMEEVHRRCWEHREAALPQAQES, encoded by the exons ATGGCCGCGGCCAGGCCGCACCACAGGGCGCCGCCGGGGCGCGTGCCCACGAGGTGCGTCGCCGCGCTCTGCGCCGCCTGCTTCCTCCTCGGCGTCTGCGTCGTCAACCG CTACTGGGCGGTTCCCGAGCCACCCGATTGCCCAAGCAAG GCGAACTCTGGGCGTTCGAGGGCCGTGCTGAGCCAAGCACAAACCCGCGAAGTCATCAT CGCGTTGGACAGAACGATATCGGACATCGAGATGCGCCTGGCCGCCGCCAGAGCCGCGCAGATGAGGAACCAAGGCGTGTCGCCGAGTGATTCAGCCGCTGACCAGGGAAACATGCGACCTAGATTGCTTTTCGTCATGGGTATCATGACCACATTCGATAATCGGAGGCGCAGAGACTCTATCAGGAAGACGTGGATGCCACAAG GTGAGCGTTTGCGAATGCTGGAGAAGGACAAGGGCATTGTCACGCGTTTTGTTATTGGACGAAG TGCAAATCCTGGTCCTGACAGTGAAGTGGAGCGTGCCATGGATGCAGAAGAGAAAGAATACAATGATATTCTTAGACTT AATCACGTTGAAGGCCAGGATGGGCTTCCTTTGAAGATTCAGATGTTTCTTTCAAGTGCTCTGTCCACGTGGGATGCTGATTTCTATGTCAAAGTTGACGATGATGTTCATGTCAACATTG GTATTACCAGATCGATTTTGGCACGACATAGGTCAAAACCTCGGGTGTACATCGGCTGCATGAAATCCGGACCTGTGATCGCTAACAA TGAATCTAAATATTACGAACCAGATCATTGGAAGTTTGGGACTGCGGGTAACAACTACTTTAGGCACGCAACACGGCAGCTGTATGCTATAACAAGGGACTTGGCGACCTACATATCAGCAAACAA GCATATCTTGCACAAATATACAAATGAAGATGTATCATTTGGTTCTTGGTTGATTGGGTTGGATGTTGAGCATGTTGATGAGAGAAGCCTTTGTTGTGGTATTCCTCCAG ACTGCGAATGGAAGGCGCAGGCTGGGAACCCATGTGGGGCATCCTTCGACTGGAACTGCTCCGGCGTCTGCAATCCAGCAGAGAGAATGGAGGAGGTGCACCGGCGATGCTGGGAACATCGCGAGGCTGCTCTGCCACAAGCGCAGGAGTCTTGA
- the LOC109734985 gene encoding beta-1,6-galactosyltransferase GALT31A isoform X1, giving the protein MAAARPHHRAPPGRVPTRCVAALCAACFLLGVCVVNRYWAVPEPPDCPSKANSGRSRAVLSQAQTREVIIALDRTISDIEMRLAAARAAQMRNQGVSPSDSAADQGNMRPRLLFVMGIMTTFDNRRRRDSIRKTWMPQGERLRMLEKDKGIVTRFVIGRSANPGPDSEVERAMDAEEKEYNDILRLNHVEGQDGLPLKIQMFLSSALSTWDADFYVKVDDDVHVNIGMPTQNPLLLVNVSLVFSCTEVFSLNTGITRSILARHRSKPRVYIGCMKSGPVIANNESKYYEPDHWKFGTAGNNYFRHATRQLYAITRDLATYISANKHILHKYTNEDVSFGSWLIGLDVEHVDERSLCCGIPPDCEWKAQAGNPCGASFDWNCSGVCNPAERMEEVHRRCWEHREAALPQAQES; this is encoded by the exons ATGGCCGCGGCCAGGCCGCACCACAGGGCGCCGCCGGGGCGCGTGCCCACGAGGTGCGTCGCCGCGCTCTGCGCCGCCTGCTTCCTCCTCGGCGTCTGCGTCGTCAACCG CTACTGGGCGGTTCCCGAGCCACCCGATTGCCCAAGCAAG GCGAACTCTGGGCGTTCGAGGGCCGTGCTGAGCCAAGCACAAACCCGCGAAGTCATCAT CGCGTTGGACAGAACGATATCGGACATCGAGATGCGCCTGGCCGCCGCCAGAGCCGCGCAGATGAGGAACCAAGGCGTGTCGCCGAGTGATTCAGCCGCTGACCAGGGAAACATGCGACCTAGATTGCTTTTCGTCATGGGTATCATGACCACATTCGATAATCGGAGGCGCAGAGACTCTATCAGGAAGACGTGGATGCCACAAG GTGAGCGTTTGCGAATGCTGGAGAAGGACAAGGGCATTGTCACGCGTTTTGTTATTGGACGAAG TGCAAATCCTGGTCCTGACAGTGAAGTGGAGCGTGCCATGGATGCAGAAGAGAAAGAATACAATGATATTCTTAGACTT AATCACGTTGAAGGCCAGGATGGGCTTCCTTTGAAGATTCAGATGTTTCTTTCAAGTGCTCTGTCCACGTGGGATGCTGATTTCTATGTCAAAGTTGACGATGATGTTCATGTCAACATTGGTATGCCAACACAGAACCCTTTGTTGCTGGTAAATGTTTCACTGGTATTCTCATGCACTGAGGTTTTCTCTCTTAACACAGGTATTACCAGATCGATTTTGGCACGACATAGGTCAAAACCTCGGGTGTACATCGGCTGCATGAAATCCGGACCTGTGATCGCTAACAA TGAATCTAAATATTACGAACCAGATCATTGGAAGTTTGGGACTGCGGGTAACAACTACTTTAGGCACGCAACACGGCAGCTGTATGCTATAACAAGGGACTTGGCGACCTACATATCAGCAAACAA GCATATCTTGCACAAATATACAAATGAAGATGTATCATTTGGTTCTTGGTTGATTGGGTTGGATGTTGAGCATGTTGATGAGAGAAGCCTTTGTTGTGGTATTCCTCCAG ACTGCGAATGGAAGGCGCAGGCTGGGAACCCATGTGGGGCATCCTTCGACTGGAACTGCTCCGGCGTCTGCAATCCAGCAGAGAGAATGGAGGAGGTGCACCGGCGATGCTGGGAACATCGCGAGGCTGCTCTGCCACAAGCGCAGGAGTCTTGA